One Microbacterium trichothecenolyticum DNA window includes the following coding sequences:
- a CDS encoding glycoside hydrolase family 3 N-terminal domain-containing protein — protein sequence MKNASRSAALLLLTALTLTGCVPPPAPAPSPTASPTPSPTPTPTPTPTPDPAAGMSLDDKVGQMFMVGTSVDGADQTTLSAVSDDHIGGIFLHGRSDAGTQATADLVSTFTSAQAGGQPALWVATDQEGGEVQVLSGPGFDEIPSAVDQGQQDDSTLRGNAATWGGQLAQAGVNMNLAPVADVVTSPETAQSNPPIGQLDREYGYDGATVAAKAGAFAAGMRDGGVLPTFKHFPGLGHVGDNTDTTAGVTDDFVTADGADVGVYSTVLPQGSAVVMLSTAVYDKIDPNSPAAFSPTVVGVLRNTVGFDGVVTTDDLSAAQQVQAWSPADRAILAVEAGIDLLLVSADSSVYPEMHQAVLSKAQSDSAFAAKVDAAASRILTQKASMP from the coding sequence GTGAAGAACGCCTCGCGCTCCGCGGCCCTGCTCCTGTTGACGGCTCTGACGCTGACCGGGTGCGTGCCCCCGCCGGCTCCCGCACCGAGCCCCACGGCATCCCCGACTCCCAGCCCGACCCCCACCCCGACGCCGACGCCGACGCCCGATCCGGCGGCCGGGATGAGTCTCGACGACAAGGTCGGGCAGATGTTCATGGTGGGAACCTCGGTCGACGGTGCCGACCAGACGACCCTTTCCGCAGTGAGCGACGATCACATCGGCGGTATCTTCCTGCATGGACGATCGGATGCCGGAACCCAGGCGACCGCCGACCTCGTGTCGACGTTCACGTCGGCGCAGGCCGGCGGCCAGCCCGCGCTCTGGGTGGCCACCGACCAGGAGGGCGGCGAGGTCCAGGTTCTTTCGGGCCCCGGGTTCGATGAGATCCCCTCCGCCGTCGATCAGGGTCAGCAAGACGACAGCACCCTGCGCGGCAACGCCGCGACCTGGGGCGGTCAGCTCGCCCAGGCCGGGGTCAACATGAACCTCGCGCCGGTGGCCGACGTGGTCACGAGCCCCGAGACCGCGCAGAGCAACCCGCCGATCGGCCAGCTCGATCGCGAGTACGGCTACGACGGCGCCACCGTCGCCGCCAAGGCCGGGGCATTCGCCGCGGGCATGCGCGACGGCGGGGTGCTCCCGACGTTCAAGCACTTCCCCGGCCTCGGACACGTCGGCGACAACACCGACACCACCGCCGGCGTCACCGACGACTTCGTCACCGCCGACGGCGCCGACGTCGGCGTGTACTCCACCGTGCTGCCGCAGGGTTCGGCCGTGGTCATGCTCTCGACCGCCGTGTACGACAAGATCGACCCGAACTCCCCCGCCGCCTTCTCTCCCACCGTCGTGGGCGTGCTGCGCAACACCGTCGGCTTCGACGGCGTCGTCACCACCGACGACCTCTCGGCCGCACAGCAGGTGCAGGCGTGGTCGCCCGCCGACCGTGCGATCCTCGCCGTCGAGGCGGGCATCGACCTGCTGCTGGTCTCGGCCGACTCGTCGGTGTACCCCGAGATGCACCAGGCGGTGCTGTCGAAGGCGCAGAGCGACAGCGCGTTCGCCGCGAAGGTGGACGCCGCGGCATCCCGGATTCTGA
- a CDS encoding LCP family protein has protein sequence MQSTPPTRRSRVRPAPPRRRWIRTTILATAVIVVLALAAGGVYAWSLSQRLQDAAVPLSDAPSQPPSLSAYDEPFSLLVVGTDECDDQVKDAFGERCSDPGAEGSRNDVNLLAHVSTNPRRVTVVSFPRDLQIPLPECTREDGSTASALWKAPINTAYEHGGLTCVADTVSDLSGQPVPFAAKVSFGNVVNITDAIGGVEVCIGGDGIDDPDAGISWEPGPRVVKGYDALAFLRTRKGIGDGSDLARIGNQQQYLSRLLNKLRSDEVLSNPATLIGLANTAVDNITPSESLADPLRLAQLGYTLKDVPLDDVTFVQFPVIDDPDDTDRVIPDEAAAAVLWDALARNAPLALTGEAGANGGVEIDPSQPLPTPVETTPAPDATADTSAPGVVELPANVSGSKADQATCAVGNG, from the coding sequence ATGCAGAGCACGCCCCCGACCCGACGCTCGCGCGTGCGCCCGGCACCGCCGCGTCGGCGCTGGATCCGGACGACTATCCTCGCCACCGCGGTGATCGTCGTTCTCGCGCTGGCGGCGGGCGGCGTGTACGCATGGTCGCTCTCACAGCGCCTGCAGGATGCCGCGGTGCCCCTCAGCGATGCCCCCTCGCAGCCCCCGTCGCTGAGCGCCTACGACGAGCCGTTCTCGCTGCTCGTCGTCGGCACCGACGAATGCGACGACCAGGTCAAGGACGCCTTCGGCGAGCGCTGCAGCGACCCCGGCGCCGAGGGATCGCGCAACGACGTCAACCTGCTCGCGCACGTGTCGACGAACCCGCGGAGGGTGACCGTGGTGTCGTTCCCCCGCGACCTGCAGATCCCTCTCCCCGAATGCACCCGGGAGGACGGCTCGACCGCCTCCGCCCTCTGGAAGGCTCCCATCAACACCGCGTACGAGCACGGTGGATTGACCTGCGTCGCCGACACGGTGTCGGACCTGTCCGGGCAGCCCGTCCCGTTCGCCGCGAAGGTGAGCTTCGGCAACGTCGTCAACATCACCGACGCGATCGGCGGCGTCGAGGTGTGCATCGGCGGCGACGGCATCGACGATCCCGACGCGGGCATCTCGTGGGAACCGGGACCCCGCGTGGTGAAGGGCTACGACGCCCTGGCGTTCCTGCGCACCCGCAAGGGCATCGGCGACGGCAGCGACCTCGCCCGCATCGGCAACCAGCAGCAGTATCTCTCGCGCCTGCTCAACAAGCTGCGCAGCGACGAGGTCCTCTCCAACCCCGCCACGCTGATCGGCCTGGCGAACACCGCCGTCGACAACATCACCCCGAGCGAGAGTCTCGCCGACCCCCTGCGCCTCGCCCAGCTCGGCTACACCCTCAAAGACGTGCCGCTCGACGACGTCACCTTCGTGCAGTTCCCGGTGATCGACGACCCCGACGACACCGATCGCGTGATCCCCGACGAGGCTGCCGCGGCCGTGCTGTGGGACGCCCTGGCCCGCAACGCCCCGCTCGCCCTCACCGGCGAGGCGGGGGCCAACGGCGGCGTCGAGATCGACCCGTCGCAGCCGCTGCCCACTCCCGTCGAGACCACGCCGGCACCGGATGCCACGGCGGACACGTCTGCCCCGGGGGTCGTCGAGCTGCCCGCCAACGTGAGCGGATCGAAGGCCGACCAGGCGACGTGCGCGGTCGGAAACGGCTGA
- a CDS encoding ABC transporter substrate-binding protein — MRHSTRRALGAIAGVAAAALTLSACSGGGSTPAASDGDFTPLTTVKLQLQWLPQAQFAGYYVALDKGYFQEEGFDTVDVIPSGGDIVPQDALVAGDVDFAVAWVPKVLGTLENQGVELTDIAQVFQKSGTTQVSWKDSNITSVDDFEGKRIGSWGFGNEWEIFAAMADKGLDASTVQITTQDFSMNALLDKDVDAAQAMTYNELAQLLETVNPATGKLYTMDDINVISYEDTAGAMLQDAIWADTKRLADDPAYADAAKRFLKAVVKGWVFARDNPTEAASITYKAATAPGVDAFPVGPTHQLWQMNEVNKLIWTGGEFGKIDSGAWDKTVQGALKAVNQDGLHLITTEPADSAHSNVYIEAALSELKDEGVTVDGTYTPIQVTLTEGGQ, encoded by the coding sequence ATGAGACACAGCACCCGTCGCGCCCTCGGCGCGATCGCGGGGGTCGCCGCCGCGGCCCTCACCCTCTCGGCCTGCTCGGGCGGCGGCTCCACGCCCGCCGCCTCCGACGGCGACTTCACCCCGCTGACCACGGTGAAACTGCAGCTGCAATGGCTGCCGCAGGCGCAGTTCGCCGGCTACTACGTCGCGCTCGACAAGGGCTACTTCCAAGAGGAGGGCTTCGACACGGTCGACGTCATCCCCTCGGGCGGCGACATCGTGCCGCAGGACGCCCTCGTCGCCGGCGACGTCGACTTCGCCGTCGCCTGGGTGCCCAAGGTGCTCGGCACCCTCGAGAACCAGGGCGTCGAGCTCACCGACATCGCGCAGGTGTTCCAGAAATCGGGCACGACCCAGGTGTCGTGGAAGGACTCGAACATCACCAGCGTCGACGACTTCGAAGGCAAGCGCATCGGCTCGTGGGGATTCGGCAACGAGTGGGAGATCTTCGCCGCGATGGCCGACAAGGGCCTCGACGCCTCGACCGTGCAGATCACCACGCAGGACTTCTCGATGAACGCCCTGCTCGACAAAGACGTGGATGCCGCACAGGCGATGACCTACAACGAGCTGGCGCAACTGCTCGAGACGGTCAACCCCGCCACCGGGAAGCTCTACACGATGGACGACATCAACGTCATCTCGTACGAGGACACCGCCGGCGCGATGCTGCAGGACGCCATCTGGGCCGACACGAAGCGCCTCGCCGACGACCCCGCGTACGCCGACGCCGCCAAGCGCTTCCTGAAGGCGGTCGTAAAGGGATGGGTGTTCGCGCGCGACAACCCCACCGAGGCCGCCTCCATCACCTACAAGGCGGCAACGGCACCCGGCGTGGACGCGTTCCCCGTCGGTCCGACGCACCAGCTGTGGCAGATGAACGAGGTCAACAAGCTCATCTGGACCGGCGGCGAGTTCGGCAAGATCGACTCCGGCGCCTGGGACAAGACTGTTCAGGGCGCCCTGAAGGCCGTGAACCAGGACGGTCTGCACCTCATCACCACCGAGCCCGCCGACTCGGCGCACTCCAACGTGTACATCGAAGCCGCGCTGAGCGAGCTGAAAGACGAGGGCGTGACGGTCGACGGCACGTACACCCCGATCCAGGTGACACTCACCGAGGGCGGCCAGTAG
- a CDS encoding ABC transporter permease, which yields MNTARLPAWARLAAPVVVGLAGLLAWYAFVASGSAPRMLPDPFAVATELVERFPLVWEAAGITGTNALVGLLAGTVIAVLLAALAATWRPVDGMTAPLVAALAVVPIVALTPILNTMFGASSQFGRQAVAGIAAFVPVFVNTLRGLRQTRPVQRDLFRATAATGGQTFWRLTLPVALPYLLTGVRVAASLAVISALVAEYFGGPADGIGTAIATYAKSGRAALAWAFVGGGIAIGLIFFVVTALLERVVARRLGALRP from the coding sequence ATGAACACCGCCCGCCTTCCCGCCTGGGCGCGCCTGGCCGCACCCGTCGTCGTCGGCCTCGCGGGCCTTCTCGCCTGGTACGCCTTCGTCGCTTCGGGCAGCGCCCCGCGCATGCTGCCCGACCCGTTCGCCGTGGCGACCGAACTGGTCGAGCGCTTCCCGCTCGTGTGGGAGGCCGCGGGGATCACGGGCACCAACGCGCTCGTCGGGCTGCTCGCGGGCACCGTCATCGCGGTGCTCCTCGCCGCGCTCGCCGCGACCTGGCGCCCCGTCGACGGGATGACCGCACCACTCGTCGCCGCACTGGCGGTGGTGCCGATCGTCGCCCTCACCCCCATCCTCAACACGATGTTCGGCGCGTCGAGCCAGTTCGGCCGTCAAGCCGTGGCCGGGATCGCCGCGTTCGTGCCCGTGTTCGTCAACACCCTCCGGGGGCTCCGGCAGACACGTCCGGTGCAGCGCGACCTGTTCCGGGCGACGGCCGCCACGGGCGGGCAGACGTTCTGGCGTCTGACGCTTCCCGTCGCACTGCCGTACCTGCTCACGGGCGTGCGGGTCGCGGCATCCCTCGCCGTCATCTCCGCCCTCGTCGCCGAGTACTTCGGTGGACCCGCGGACGGCATCGGCACCGCGATCGCCACCTACGCCAAATCGGGGCGCGCAGCCCTGGCCTGGGCGTTCGTCGGCGGCGGCATAGCGATCGGCCTGATCTTCTTCGTCGTCACCGCCCTGCTCGAACGGGTCGTGGCGCGGCGCCTCGGGGCGCTACGGCCCTAG
- a CDS encoding ABC transporter ATP-binding protein translates to MNTLTDLAVRASGIGKVFPSAGGEVTALTAVELEVAAGEFVSLIGPSGCGKSTLLRLIADLDVPSSGELTLYGKTARQARLDQDYGIAFQQAALLPWLTVAANIALPLDLHKWPQARRDARVAELAELVGLTEFTGRYPDQLSGGMQQRVAIARSLAAQPKLLLMDEPFGALDEMTRERLQSELARIAAETGAAVVFVTHSIPEAVFLSDRVVVMSPRPGRITDVIDTRPGRPRDEALRESPEFFARVTAVREALHGAPVHRANER, encoded by the coding sequence ATGAACACTCTCACCGACCTCGCCGTCCGGGCCTCCGGCATCGGCAAGGTGTTCCCCAGCGCCGGCGGCGAGGTCACCGCCCTCACCGCCGTCGAGCTGGAGGTCGCCGCGGGCGAGTTCGTCTCGCTCATCGGGCCGTCTGGCTGCGGCAAGTCGACGCTGCTGCGCCTCATCGCCGACCTCGACGTCCCGTCGAGCGGAGAGCTCACGCTGTACGGCAAGACCGCACGCCAGGCGCGGCTCGACCAGGACTACGGCATCGCCTTCCAGCAGGCGGCCCTGCTGCCCTGGCTGACGGTCGCGGCGAACATCGCCCTGCCGCTCGACCTGCACAAGTGGCCCCAGGCCCGCCGCGACGCGCGGGTCGCCGAGCTGGCCGAGCTCGTCGGCCTCACCGAGTTCACCGGCCGCTACCCCGACCAGCTCTCCGGCGGCATGCAGCAGCGCGTCGCCATCGCCCGCTCCCTCGCGGCGCAACCCAAGCTGCTGCTGATGGACGAGCCGTTCGGCGCGCTCGACGAGATGACCCGCGAACGGCTGCAGTCCGAGCTCGCCCGCATCGCCGCAGAGACCGGCGCCGCCGTCGTGTTCGTCACGCACTCGATCCCCGAGGCCGTGTTCCTGTCCGACCGGGTCGTGGTCATGAGCCCCCGGCCGGGACGCATCACCGACGTCATCGACACCCGCCCGGGCCGTCCGCGCGACGAGGCCCTGCGCGAATCGCCCGAGTTCTTCGCCCGGGTCACCGCCGTCCGCGAGGCGCTGCACGGCGCTCCCGTCCACCGGGCGAACGAGCGATGA
- a CDS encoding ABC transporter permease, translating to MTDQVLAPGTAAAVAREERMPRGIRSSRGNATAVRVGWGVAGVAAVVVLWELYKLLGPADGVTVGGDGSAGSGVILLPRTHDRAMPHVWDMVARMFAPTSGGDTPPLIVSVAGAAGMTLGLAALGWLIGVVVGSLLGIAMQRWRLVEAGLLPWIVVSQIVPLIAFAPVVNAIGTQVDRSGFPWPPWFSVALISSYLAFFPVAIGMLRGLSAPDALHLDLMRANSAGWWQTLVRLRLPAAVPHLLPALRLAAASAVVGAVVAEVSIGLRGGIGRMLIQLAGQASSDPAAPWAPTLGTVVMGLLAAGGVALIGVALHRFRRGEDTA from the coding sequence GTGACCGACCAGGTGCTGGCCCCAGGGACCGCGGCGGCCGTCGCCCGGGAGGAACGGATGCCGCGTGGCATCCGCTCCTCCCGCGGCAACGCCACGGCGGTCCGCGTGGGCTGGGGCGTCGCCGGCGTCGCGGCGGTCGTCGTGCTGTGGGAGTTGTACAAACTGCTCGGGCCCGCGGACGGCGTGACCGTGGGCGGAGACGGATCGGCCGGGTCGGGCGTCATCCTGCTCCCCCGCACACACGATCGCGCCATGCCGCACGTGTGGGACATGGTCGCGCGCATGTTCGCGCCCACGAGCGGGGGCGACACCCCGCCGCTGATCGTCTCGGTCGCGGGCGCGGCCGGGATGACGCTGGGGCTGGCCGCGCTCGGCTGGCTCATCGGCGTGGTGGTCGGGTCGCTCCTGGGCATCGCGATGCAGCGCTGGCGCCTGGTCGAGGCGGGGCTGCTCCCCTGGATCGTCGTGAGCCAGATCGTCCCGCTCATCGCCTTCGCGCCCGTCGTCAACGCGATCGGCACGCAGGTGGACCGCTCGGGCTTTCCCTGGCCGCCGTGGTTCTCGGTGGCGCTGATCTCGTCGTACCTGGCGTTCTTCCCCGTCGCCATCGGCATGCTCCGGGGCCTCTCGGCTCCCGATGCGCTTCACCTCGATCTCATGCGGGCGAACTCGGCGGGGTGGTGGCAGACGCTCGTGCGTCTGCGGCTCCCCGCCGCCGTGCCGCACCTGCTGCCCGCCCTGCGGCTCGCCGCCGCTTCCGCGGTGGTCGGAGCCGTCGTCGCCGAGGTGTCGATCGGCCTGCGCGGCGGCATCGGGCGCATGCTCATCCAGCTCGCGGGTCAGGCCTCGTCCGACCCCGCCGCCCCCTGGGCGCCCACTCTCGGCACCGTCGTGATGGGACTCCTCGCCGCGGGCGGGGTCGCCCTCATCGGCGTCGCGCTGCACCGTTTCCGTCGCGGGGAGGACACCGCATGA
- a CDS encoding TIGR03842 family LLM class F420-dependent oxidoreductase produces the protein MDFGVVLQTNPPAARVVQLSQLAEAHGFSHVWTFDSHLLWEEPYVVHSAILAATRRVTVGPFVTNPATRDWTVTASTFATLNEMYGNRTICGIGRGDSAVRVTNGRPTTLKALRESIHVIRELGNSRAVEYNGATLQFPWSRGSKLDVWVAAYGPLALKLTGEVGDGFILQLADLDIAEWMIATVRRAAEEAGRDPDDIAFCVAAPMYIGEDTPEARAHMIEQCRWFGGMVGNHVADIVSKYGPSTGSGTTAEVPAALTDYIAGRTGYDYNSHGKSNNDHVDFVPDEIVERFCVLGTAEEHIAKLEKLRALGVTQFAGYLQHDNKEETMRVYGETVIPALTPPVTAKR, from the coding sequence ATGGATTTCGGCGTCGTTCTGCAGACCAACCCGCCCGCCGCCCGCGTCGTGCAGCTCTCGCAGCTGGCCGAGGCGCACGGCTTCAGCCACGTCTGGACCTTCGATTCCCACCTGCTGTGGGAGGAGCCGTACGTCGTGCACTCGGCGATCCTCGCCGCTACGCGCCGGGTGACGGTCGGGCCGTTCGTCACGAACCCCGCGACCCGCGACTGGACGGTCACGGCCTCCACCTTCGCGACCCTCAATGAGATGTACGGCAACCGGACGATCTGCGGCATCGGTCGCGGCGATTCAGCCGTGCGCGTGACGAACGGCCGGCCGACGACATTGAAGGCGCTGCGCGAATCCATCCACGTCATCCGCGAACTCGGCAACTCCCGCGCGGTGGAGTACAACGGTGCGACGCTGCAGTTCCCGTGGAGTCGCGGATCGAAGCTCGACGTGTGGGTCGCAGCGTACGGCCCCCTCGCGCTCAAGCTCACCGGTGAGGTCGGCGACGGCTTCATCCTGCAGCTGGCCGACCTCGACATCGCCGAGTGGATGATCGCCACCGTCCGCCGCGCCGCGGAGGAAGCCGGGCGCGACCCCGACGACATCGCCTTCTGCGTCGCCGCCCCGATGTACATCGGCGAGGACACCCCCGAGGCCCGCGCGCACATGATCGAGCAGTGCCGCTGGTTCGGTGGGATGGTCGGCAACCACGTCGCCGACATCGTGTCGAAGTACGGCCCTTCGACAGGCTCAGGGACCACCGCCGAGGTGCCCGCCGCGCTCACCGACTACATCGCCGGGCGCACGGGGTACGACTACAACTCGCACGGCAAGAGCAACAACGACCACGTCGACTTCGTGCCCGACGAGATCGTCGAGCGGTTCTGCGTGCTCGGCACGGCCGAGGAGCACATCGCCAAGCTCGAGAAGCTGCGGGCCCTGGGTGTGACGCAGTTCGCCGGCTACCTCCAGCACGACAACAAGGAGGAGACGATGCGGGTCTACGGCGAGACCGTGATCCCCGCACTCACTCCCCCGGTGACGGCGAAACGGTGA
- the hydA gene encoding dihydropyrimidinase, which translates to MATTLLTGGTVVSATGRSAADVLLDGETIAAVLAPGSTLLGHDLSASVDTVIDATGKYVIPGGIDAHTHMQLPFGGTSASDTFETGTRAAAWGGTTTIVDFAVQRSGERVQDGLAHWHELAAGNCAIDYGFHQIVGGVDADSLAALPGLIDEGISSFKMFMAYPGVFYADDAQILRAMQVAADTGLLTMMHAENGPVIDVLAEQLIEKGKTSPYFHGVARAWQMEEEATHRAIMLSNLTGAPLYVVHVSAKQAVEQLAWARDNGQNVFGETCPQYLYLSLEDQLGASSEEWGDFEGAKWVCSTPLRSKHEGHQHHMWQALRTNDIQMVSTDHCPFCMKDQKTLGQGDFRAIPNGIGSVEHRMDLMYQGVVTGQITLERWVELTSTTPARMFGMYGKKGVIAPGADADIVVYDPAGHTSIGVGKTHHMNMDHSAWEGYEIDGHVDTVISRGKVVVDDGAYIGTKGDGRFVKRGLSQYLV; encoded by the coding sequence ATGGCCACCACCCTCCTCACCGGCGGCACCGTCGTCTCGGCGACCGGGCGCAGCGCCGCCGACGTGCTGCTCGACGGTGAGACGATCGCCGCCGTGCTCGCGCCGGGCTCGACGCTGCTCGGCCACGACCTCTCGGCATCCGTCGACACCGTCATCGACGCGACCGGCAAGTACGTGATCCCCGGCGGCATCGACGCGCACACCCACATGCAGCTGCCCTTCGGCGGCACGAGCGCGTCGGACACGTTCGAGACCGGCACCCGCGCCGCGGCCTGGGGCGGGACGACCACCATCGTCGACTTCGCGGTGCAGCGCTCCGGCGAGCGCGTGCAAGACGGTCTGGCCCACTGGCATGAACTCGCCGCCGGCAACTGCGCGATCGACTACGGCTTCCACCAGATCGTCGGAGGGGTGGATGCCGACTCCCTCGCGGCCCTGCCCGGACTGATCGACGAGGGCATCTCGAGCTTCAAGATGTTCATGGCGTACCCGGGCGTCTTCTACGCCGACGACGCGCAGATCCTGCGCGCGATGCAGGTCGCCGCCGACACGGGGCTCCTGACGATGATGCACGCCGAGAACGGCCCCGTGATCGACGTCCTCGCCGAGCAGCTCATCGAGAAGGGCAAGACCTCGCCGTACTTCCACGGCGTCGCGCGCGCCTGGCAGATGGAGGAAGAGGCCACCCACCGCGCGATCATGCTGTCGAACCTCACCGGCGCACCTCTCTACGTCGTGCACGTGAGCGCCAAGCAGGCCGTCGAGCAGCTCGCGTGGGCGCGCGACAACGGGCAGAACGTGTTCGGCGAGACGTGCCCGCAGTACCTCTACCTGTCGTTGGAAGACCAGCTCGGCGCGTCGAGCGAGGAATGGGGCGACTTCGAGGGCGCGAAGTGGGTGTGCTCGACGCCGCTGCGCTCGAAGCACGAGGGCCACCAGCACCACATGTGGCAGGCGCTGCGCACCAACGACATCCAGATGGTGTCGACCGACCACTGCCCGTTCTGCATGAAAGACCAGAAGACGCTCGGCCAGGGCGACTTCCGCGCGATTCCCAACGGCATCGGCTCGGTCGAGCACCGCATGGATCTCATGTACCAGGGCGTCGTGACCGGGCAGATCACGCTCGAGCGCTGGGTGGAGCTGACCAGCACGACGCCGGCGCGCATGTTCGGCATGTACGGCAAGAAGGGCGTCATCGCCCCCGGTGCCGACGCCGACATCGTCGTGTACGACCCGGCCGGGCACACCTCGATCGGCGTGGGCAAGACCCACCACATGAACATGGACCACTCCGCGTGGGAGGGCTACGAGATCGACGGGCACGTCGACACCGTCATCTCACGCGGCAAGGTCGTCGTCGACGACGGCGCCTACATCGGCACCAAGGGCGACGGGCGCTTCGTCAAGCGCGGCCTGAGCCAGTACCTGGTCTGA
- a CDS encoding nitrilase-related carbon-nitrogen hydrolase has product MTTVRAAITQTTWTGDKESMLDKHEQFARDAAAAGAEVVCFQELFYGPYFGITQDQKYYRYAEPVDGPIVQRFAALAKELGLVSVLPVYEEAQTGVYYNTSVLVDADGTILGKYRKNHIPHVEKFWEKFYFRPGNLGYPVFDTAVGKVGMYICYDRHFPEGWRELGLNGAHMVFNPNATKPGLSNRLWEVEGPCAAVANGYFVLQPNRVGREDNEYGEDAVTFYGTSQVIDPRGNHVGALGSNEHEEILIRDLDLDLVQQMRDDWQFYRDRRPDTYGEIVEA; this is encoded by the coding sequence ATGACGACGGTGCGCGCAGCCATCACGCAGACCACCTGGACAGGCGACAAGGAGTCGATGCTCGACAAGCACGAGCAGTTCGCCCGCGATGCCGCGGCCGCGGGCGCCGAGGTCGTGTGCTTCCAGGAGCTGTTCTACGGCCCCTACTTCGGTATCACCCAGGACCAGAAGTACTACCGCTACGCCGAGCCGGTGGACGGCCCCATCGTTCAGCGCTTCGCGGCGCTCGCGAAGGAGCTGGGCCTGGTGAGCGTGCTCCCCGTCTACGAAGAGGCGCAGACCGGGGTGTACTACAACACCTCGGTGCTGGTCGACGCCGACGGCACCATCCTCGGCAAGTACCGCAAGAACCACATCCCGCACGTCGAGAAGTTCTGGGAGAAGTTCTACTTCCGCCCGGGCAACCTCGGCTACCCCGTCTTCGACACCGCCGTCGGCAAGGTCGGCATGTACATCTGCTACGACCGGCACTTCCCCGAGGGCTGGCGCGAGCTGGGCCTGAACGGCGCGCACATGGTCTTCAACCCCAACGCGACCAAGCCCGGCCTGTCGAATCGCCTGTGGGAGGTCGAGGGGCCATGCGCCGCGGTGGCCAACGGTTACTTCGTGCTGCAGCCCAACCGCGTCGGCCGCGAAGACAACGAGTACGGCGAGGATGCCGTGACCTTCTACGGCACCAGCCAGGTCATCGACCCGCGGGGCAATCACGTCGGCGCGCTGGGGTCGAACGAGCACGAGGAGATCCTCATCCGCGACCTCGACCTGGACCTCGTGCAGCAGATGCGCGACGACTGGCAGTTCTACCGCGACCGCCGGCCCGACACCTACGGCGAGATCGTGGAGGCCTGA